In the Drosophila gunungcola strain Sukarami unplaced genomic scaffold, Dgunungcola_SK_2 000001F, whole genome shotgun sequence genome, one interval contains:
- the LOC128262333 gene encoding uncharacterized protein LOC128262333, which yields MLIPEVDMWNVSKSSRIHRLTIFKCDKPGLKVLDYASVRGVDAFYLDCQDYRDHFKDPYNRVHKPARFRSFGNCGKKLDPDDHLLAMPPLWGVDRQPIVYPIDYHSDMALGRRDCDHIKAYCSPTESLSFKR from the coding sequence ATGCTCATCCCAGAAGTGGACATGTGGAATGTGTCCAAGAGTAGCCGGATACACCGTCTGACAATCTTTAAATGCGACAAACCGGGACTGAAAGTTCTGGACTACGCCTCAGTGCGAGGAGTTGATGCGTTTTACTTGGACTGCCAGGACTACAGGGATCATTTCAAAGACCCTTATAACAGGGTACACAAGCCAGCGAGGTTCAGGTCGTTTGGCAATTGCGGCAAGAAGTTGGATCCCGACGATCATCTCCTTGCCATGCCGCCCTTGTGGGGCGTCGATCGCCAGCCCATCGTCTACCCGATCGACTACCATTCCGATATGGCACTAGGCAGAAGGGACTGCGATCACATCAAGGCATATTGCTCCCCAACCGAGAGCCTGAGCTTCAAGCGATAG
- the LOC128261341 gene encoding uncharacterized protein LOC128261341, whose amino-acid sequence MEKMAVGLAGFLQLMGCFLFLAQPEDRCSPAPDLASYLFLGATLCFLWDVSIYPLRFTHMAHFWQLLVESVAAIFLAEVGTVIIWCSLERFLFNLTDLLLTSIYTSCGPSPHRYWLSGLVTSLASGSVLWYVLEATDGRYYLKTFIRNLSNTMRGSWRMLRCYFSMNLRDRRRALKVCQLARKTACRKQTTRRCRAEENEEDCLT is encoded by the coding sequence atggaaaaaatggCAGTGGGCCTGGCGGGCTTTCTTCAACTAATGGGCTGCTTTTTGTTCTTGGCCCAGCCGGAGGATCGATGCTCGCCGGCTCCTGACCTGGCCAGCTACCTCTTCCTGGGGGCCACGTTGTGTTTCCTGTGGGATGTCTCCATCTATCCTCTCCGGTTCACGCACATGGCCCACTTTTGGCAGCTCCTGGTGGAGAGTGTGGCCGCCATTTTCCTGGCGGAAGTGGGCACTGTCATCATTTGGTGCAGCCTTGAAAGATTCCTATTCAACCTTACGGATTTGCTCCTGACCTCCATTTACACCAGCTGCGGTCCCTCGCCCCATCGATATTGGCTTTCGGGACTAGTCACCAGTTTGGCCAGCGGTTCGGTGTTGTGGTACGTCCTTGAGGCCACCGACGGCAGATACTACTTGAAGACGTTTATCCGAAATCTGAGTAACACGATGCGGGGCTCCTGGCGAATGTTGCGCTGCTATTTCAGCATGAATCTAAGAGACCGACGTCGAGCATTAAAGGTATGCCAATTGGCTAGGAAAACGGCTTGTCGAAAGCAGACAACTCGCAGATGTCGAGCGGAAGAAAATGAAGAAGACTGCCTGACCTAG
- the LOC128262328 gene encoding uncharacterized protein LOC128262328, translated as MRQNAVNKERPIYRSVQLLTDVQLSTMCESYRILLGPITSRNRRLAERHLHIAMIGERAKYRAQQQFAEECKLPISGSFQPVPPPQQHYGSVKATPAFRQPIPPRNFWPSFGSFKLRSPPPPTRYFQYRGKRPDPVLEPRQYVTWRQRNSLANQSAADPGPNILGFKMPFSMEDLRSRISNTIKRFQGGGEEATAMRLPKRCADPDREKDQKYENRFQEKCHDKHPDNYHYAYQESYRNAYQKDFQGDDEEQFDEDDEEEASDRSFQKHPDHPYAERDTLSDVSDDEGHQQDKKNQDSRRSPFPFELRKLQGLFNGADGESQSELGDFKSFHSLASVYHEFTNQVPMARTQPRPRHWWWLGREAAGDERIPEAERTTEQDLMQERELKTINYLSEAPSRVDDGLLELMGRVELRDDSDEEEGTVVQGQSGPRSRSYSGFCRHIFHLLCCDRHGKLDAEKLRCSFFCCCMAFAIYMGFKMMR; from the coding sequence ATGCGTCAGAATGCTGTTAATAAGGAGCGTCCAATTTATCGGAGTGTCCAGCTGCTCACAGATGTCCAGTTGTCCACCATGTGTGAGAGCTATCGGATCCTCCTCGGTCCGATAACGTCCAGGAATCGGCGCTTGGCGGAGCGCCATCTCCATATAGCGATGATCGGCGAGCGGGCCAAGTACCGAGCCCAACAGCAATTCGCCGAAGAGTGTAAACTACCGATCTCCGGTAGCTTCCAGCCAGTCCCGCCGCCTCAGCAGCACTATGGTTCGGTGAAAGCAACGCCTGCCTTCCGGCAGCCCATCCCGCCGCGTAATTTCTGGCCCTCTTTCGGTTCCTTCAAATTGCGTAGTCCACCGCCGCCTACTAGATATTTCCAATATCGTGGGAAGCGACCGGATCCGGTCCTCGAGCCCCGTCAGTATGTTACATGGCGTCAGCGAAACAGTTTGGCCAACCAATCGGCAGCTGATCCAGGACCTAACATCCTTGGCTTTAAGATGCCCTTCTCGATGGAGGACTTGAGATCGAGAATAAGCAATACCATTAAGCGATTTCAGGGCGGAGGTGAGGAAGCGACGGCAATGAGGCTCCCAAAACGATGTGCTGACCCAGATCGGGAAAAGGATCAGAAGTACGAAAATAGATTTCAGGAAAAGTGTCATGATAAGCATCCCGATAATTACCATTATGCATATCAAGAAAGTTATCGAAATGCTTATCAAAAGGATTTTCAAGGGGACGACGAAGAGCAGTTCGACGAGGATGACGAAGAAGAGGCGTCTGATAGGTCCTTCCAAAAGCATCCTGATCATCCTTACGCCGAGCGAGACACGCTGTCCGATGTTTCAGATGACGAAGGTCACCAGCAGGATAAGAAAAATCAGGACTCCCGTAGGTCTCCCTTTCCTTTCGAACTTCGGAAACTCCAGGGGCTGTTCAACGGGGCGGATGGGGAATCTCAGAGCGAATTGGGCGACTTTAAGAGTTTTCACAGCCTGGCAAGCGTTTACCACGAGTTCACCAATCAAGTCCCGATGGCACGAACACAGCCACGCCCTCGGCATTGGTGGTGGTTGGGGAGGGAGGCGGCGGGGGACGAGCGGATCCCCGAGGCGGAGCGCACCACGGAGCAGGATCTAATGCAGGAGCGCGAGCTGAAGACCATAAACTACCTGAGCGAGGCTCCGTCGCGAGTGGATGATGGACTGCTGGAGCTGATGGGCAGGGTGGAGCTGCGCGacgacagcgacgaggaggaggGAACAGTGGTGCAGGGTCAGAGCGGACCGAGATCCCGATCCTACTCTGGGTTTTGCCGCCACATCTTCCATCTACTCTGCTGCGATCGCCACGGAAAACTCGATGCGGAAAAGCTGCGCTGCAGtttcttctgctgctgcatGGCCTTCGCCATTTACATGGGCTTTAAGATGATGCGGTAG
- the LOC128263398 gene encoding carboxypeptidase inhibitor SmCI, producing MGQQVVWLSLMIVMLYVGLSSAQKAKCEKRPTVTGSCKNYKIKWFFSSSLKECIMFHWGGCNHTENIFDNGEDCEAQCMGLEKCNDEPSQTGPCKASFQMWRFIKKRLECESFTYGGCLGTKNIFELESDCREQCLS from the exons ATGGGTCAACAAGTTGTTTGGCTTTCCCTTATGATCGTAATGCTGTATGTGGGACTTTCGAGCGCTCAAAAGG CAAAGTGTGAGAAGAGGCCAACGGTGACTGGATCAtgtaaaaactacaaaattaaatggttCTTCTCCAGCAGCCTTAAGGAGTGCATTATGTTTCACTGGGGCGGCTGCAATCACACGGAGAATATCTTTGATAACGGGGAGGATTGCGAGGCTCAGTGCATGGGTCTAG AGAAATGCAATGATGAGCCAAGTCAAACTGGACCCTGCAAGGCCTCGTTCCAAATGTGGCGCTTCATCAAGAAGCGGCTGGAGTGCGAGTCCTTTACCTACGGTGGTTGTCTGGGCACAAAGAATATATTCGAACTGGAGTCGGACTGCAGAGAGCAGTGCCTGAGCTAG